Proteins from a genomic interval of Burkholderia cepacia GG4:
- the ilvA gene encoding threonine ammonia-lyase, biosynthetic encodes MASHDYLKKILTARVYDVALETELEPARNLSARLRNPVYLKREDNQPVFSFKLRGAYNKMAHIPTDALARGVITASAGNHAQGVAFSAARMGIKAVIVVPVTTPQVKVDAVRAHGGPSVEVIQAGESYSDAYAHAVQVQAERDLTFVHPFDDPYVIAGQGTIAMEILRQHQGPIHAIFVPIGGGGLAAGVAAYVKAVRPEIKVFGVQAEDSCAMAQSLQAGKRVELSEVGLFADGTAVKLVGEETFRLCSEFLDGVVTVDTDALCAAIKDVFQDTRSVLEPSGALAVAGAKRYAEREGIENQTLVAVTSGANMNFDRMRFVAERAEVGEAREAVFAVTIPEERGSFKRFCSLVGDRNVTEFNYRIADAQSAHIFVGVQIKRRGESAEIAANFESHGFNTVDLTHDELSKEHIRYMVGGRSPLALDERLFRFEFPERPGALMKFLSSMAPDWNISLFHYRNQGADYSSILVGLQVPQADRAEFERFLAALGYPYVEESANPAYRLFLS; translated from the coding sequence ATGGCATCCCACGACTACCTGAAGAAAATCCTCACCGCGCGCGTCTACGACGTCGCACTCGAGACGGAACTCGAACCCGCCCGGAACCTGTCGGCCCGGTTGCGCAACCCGGTTTACCTGAAGCGCGAGGACAACCAGCCGGTGTTCTCGTTCAAGCTGCGCGGCGCGTACAACAAGATGGCGCACATTCCGACCGACGCGCTCGCGCGTGGCGTGATTACGGCCTCGGCCGGCAATCACGCGCAGGGCGTCGCGTTCTCGGCGGCCCGGATGGGCATCAAGGCCGTGATCGTCGTGCCCGTCACGACGCCGCAGGTGAAGGTCGACGCGGTGCGCGCGCACGGCGGCCCGAGCGTCGAGGTGATCCAGGCAGGCGAGTCGTACAGCGATGCGTACGCGCACGCGGTGCAGGTACAGGCGGAGCGCGACCTCACGTTCGTCCACCCGTTCGACGATCCGTACGTGATCGCCGGCCAGGGCACGATCGCGATGGAAATCCTGCGCCAGCACCAGGGCCCGATCCACGCGATCTTCGTGCCGATCGGCGGCGGCGGGCTCGCGGCCGGCGTGGCGGCCTACGTCAAGGCGGTGCGTCCGGAGATCAAGGTGTTCGGCGTGCAGGCCGAGGATTCGTGCGCGATGGCGCAGTCGCTGCAGGCGGGCAAGCGCGTCGAGCTGTCCGAGGTCGGCCTGTTCGCCGACGGCACCGCGGTGAAGCTGGTCGGCGAGGAAACCTTCCGGCTCTGCAGCGAATTCCTCGACGGCGTCGTGACGGTCGACACCGACGCGCTGTGCGCGGCGATCAAGGACGTGTTCCAGGATACGCGCAGCGTGCTCGAGCCGTCGGGCGCACTCGCGGTCGCGGGCGCGAAGCGCTATGCGGAGCGCGAAGGGATCGAGAACCAGACGCTCGTCGCGGTCACGTCGGGCGCGAACATGAACTTCGACCGGATGCGCTTCGTTGCCGAACGCGCGGAAGTCGGCGAGGCGCGCGAAGCGGTGTTCGCGGTCACGATTCCGGAGGAGCGCGGCAGCTTCAAGCGCTTCTGCTCGCTGGTCGGCGATCGCAACGTGACCGAGTTCAACTACCGGATCGCCGATGCGCAGTCCGCGCACATCTTCGTCGGCGTGCAGATCAAGCGGCGCGGCGAATCGGCCGAGATCGCCGCGAACTTCGAGTCGCACGGCTTCAACACCGTCGACCTGACCCACGACGAGTTGTCGAAGGAGCATATCCGCTACATGGTAGGCGGCCGCTCGCCGCTCGCGCTCGACGAACGCCTGTTCCGCTTCGAATTCCCGGAACGGCCGGGCGCGCTGATGAAGTTCCTGTCGTCGATGGCACCGGACTGGAACATCAGCCTGTTCCACTACCGCAACCAGGGCGCCGACTACAGCTCGATCCTCGTCGGGCTGCAGGTGCCGCAGGCCGATCGCGCCGAGTTCGAACGCTTCCTTGCGGCGCTCGGCTATCCGTATGTCGAAGAGAGCGCCAATCCGGCTTACCGCCTCTTCCTGTCGTAA